In Mycolicibacterium phocaicum, one DNA window encodes the following:
- a CDS encoding MmpS family transport accessory protein: protein MTRVFRRAWLPLLVIVAVAAGVVIVSNVRQVFGSNPVVITEKSSDNAEDFNPKFVKYEIFGTGSTAVINYMDLEGKPQRAAGVSLPWTLVLQTTLPSVQPNILAQGDGNSISCRVSVDDVVKEERTATGMNAETFCFVKAA from the coding sequence TACCGCTATTGGTGATCGTCGCGGTCGCCGCCGGTGTGGTGATCGTGTCGAACGTACGACAGGTATTCGGCTCGAATCCCGTGGTCATCACCGAGAAGAGCTCGGACAACGCCGAGGATTTCAACCCCAAATTCGTCAAGTACGAGATCTTCGGCACGGGTAGCACGGCCGTCATCAACTACATGGACCTCGAAGGCAAGCCGCAGCGCGCCGCGGGGGTGTCGTTGCCGTGGACGTTGGTCCTGCAGACCACCCTGCCCTCGGTCCAGCCCAACATCCTGGCCCAGGGCGACGGCAACAGCATCAGCTGCCGGGTCAGTGTCGATGACGTGGTCAAAGAAGAGAGGACCGCCACCGGTATGAACGCCGAAACCTTCTGCTTTGTGAAGGCCGCATGA